One part of the Bacteroidota bacterium genome encodes these proteins:
- a CDS encoding ORF6N domain-containing protein, whose protein sequence is MNKALILSRKKIEQRIFTFRGVQVMIDRDLAEIYHIEVKRLNEQVKRNSERFPKTFRFQLNTSEKDELVANCDRFETLKYTTSNPFAFTEQGVAMLSAVLRSEIAIKVSIQIIIAFVEMRKLIANHNGLLQRMEGLERKNIENEMKFEQIFNALERHEQIPRQGIFFNGQVFDAYTLASKIIRSARKSIILIDNYIDENTLTHLSKKQKDVKVILLTDSLNKQLALDIQKAISQYGNFEVKTFNKSHDRFLIIDDKEVYHLGASLKDLGKKWFAFSKMDKNSVESILYSITSILK, encoded by the coding sequence ATGAATAAGGCATTAATTTTATCTCGAAAGAAAATTGAACAGCGGATATTCACATTTCGTGGCGTGCAAGTGATGATTGACCGAGACCTCGCAGAAATTTATCATATCGAAGTAAAACGATTAAATGAGCAGGTTAAAAGAAATAGTGAAAGATTCCCGAAGACCTTTCGATTCCAACTCAATACAAGTGAGAAAGACGAACTGGTCGCAAATTGCGACCGGTTCGAAACGCTAAAGTATACTACTTCCAATCCATTTGCTTTTACTGAACAAGGTGTCGCAATGTTGTCCGCCGTTTTGCGTAGTGAAATTGCTATTAAAGTTAGCATTCAAATTATCATAGCTTTTGTGGAAATGAGAAAATTAATTGCTAACCACAATGGATTGCTTCAGCGAATGGAAGGCCTTGAACGGAAAAATATTGAAAATGAAATGAAATTTGAACAAATTTTTAATGCACTTGAACGGCACGAACAAATCCCTCGTCAAGGAATATTCTTCAACGGACAGGTATTTGACGCTTATACTTTAGCCTCAAAAATCATACGCTCAGCTCGGAAAAGTATAATACTTATAGACAACTACATTGACGAAAATACATTAACCCACCTTTCTAAAAAGCAAAAAGATGTAAAAGTAATTTTACTTACTGATTCGTTAAACAAGCAACTCGCGCTCGATATCCAAAAAGCTATTAGCCAATATGGAAATTTTGAAGTGAAGACTTTCAACAAGAGTCATGATCGATTTTTAATAATAGATGATAAAGAAGTTTATCACTTGGGAGCTTCATTAAAAGATTTAGGAAAAAAGTGGTTTGCCTTTTCCAAAATGGACAAAAACTCCGTTGAAAGTATTTTATACTCCATTACAAGTATACTAAAATAG
- the rodA gene encoding rod shape-determining protein RodA: MRKQKSIFENIDWVLVGLYMILVLMGWINIYAAVYNEEHKNIFDMTQSYGRQMLWIGTSLLIGLSILVIEGKFYAAFSFPIYLTVIFILLVVLVIARDVQGARSWIEIGSFKLQPSEFAKFATNMAVAKYLSSLGIRMEDLKTKITVGLIILLPMTLVLLQNDTGSALVFFAFIFVLYREGLSQNVLIFGFFAGVLFILALMVPNTILLGIIGSLGLIAYLLMRKTRKNLLVIFIITVLSSGVVFSVDYAFNKLLQPHQRERIEVLLGKRSDPKGAGYNVNQSLIAIGSGGLTGKGFLQGTQTKYDFVPEQSTDFIFCTVGEEWGFIGTSVVILLFLGLLYRIIFIAERQRSQYTRIYAYGVASILFFHLMINVGMAIGLAPVIGIPLPFFSYGGSSLWGFTVLLFVLIKLDSYRIYILR; the protein is encoded by the coding sequence TTGCGTAAGCAGAAAAGCATATTCGAAAATATTGACTGGGTCCTGGTGGGGCTGTATATGATTTTGGTGCTGATGGGATGGATCAATATATATGCTGCCGTTTACAACGAGGAGCACAAAAATATTTTTGATATGACGCAGAGTTATGGCCGACAGATGTTGTGGATCGGCACTTCATTGCTTATCGGGCTTTCGATATTGGTTATTGAAGGGAAATTTTATGCTGCCTTCTCCTTTCCCATTTATCTTACTGTCATATTTATTCTACTGGTTGTATTGGTGATTGCGCGTGATGTACAAGGGGCGAGGTCGTGGATTGAGATTGGCAGTTTTAAACTACAACCTTCAGAATTCGCCAAATTCGCCACGAACATGGCCGTAGCTAAATACCTGAGTTCACTGGGAATTCGGATGGAGGATTTGAAGACGAAAATCACAGTCGGTTTAATTATTCTTCTGCCAATGACACTGGTTTTGTTACAGAATGATACCGGATCTGCATTGGTGTTTTTTGCATTTATCTTTGTGCTTTACAGAGAGGGATTATCGCAAAACGTGTTAATATTCGGATTCTTTGCCGGAGTATTATTCATTTTGGCATTAATGGTCCCGAATACGATTTTGCTTGGAATCATTGGCAGTCTGGGATTGATCGCTTATTTACTCATGCGCAAAACACGCAAAAATCTTTTAGTCATTTTCATTATCACTGTACTCAGCTCAGGCGTTGTTTTCAGTGTGGATTATGCATTCAACAAATTACTGCAGCCCCATCAGCGCGAAAGAATTGAGGTATTGTTGGGAAAAAGATCTGACCCGAAAGGCGCCGGGTATAATGTGAATCAAAGCCTCATTGCCATTGGATCGGGAGGGTTGACCGGCAAAGGATTCCTGCAGGGCACTCAAACCAAATATGATTTTGTACCGGAGCAAAGCACGGACTTTATCTTCTGCACTGTAGGAGAAGAATGGGGATTTATCGGCACTTCTGTGGTCATTCTCTTATTTCTCGGACTCCTCTATCGCATCATCTTCATAGCAGAACGACAACGATCCCAATACACAAGGATTTATGCCTACGGGGTCGCCTCTATTCTCTTTTTCCACCTCATGATTAACGTGGGGATGGCCATAGGACTAGCGCCCGTAATCGGTATCCCCTTGCCCTTTTTTAGTTATGGCGGTTCTTCCCTATGGGGATTTACGGTGCTATTATTTGTGCTGATTAAACTGGACAGTTATAGAATTTATATTCTACGATAA